In a genomic window of Acidobacteriota bacterium:
- a CDS encoding glycosyltransferase family 2 protein: MTRPASLDIVIVTFNSRNDIGGCLESLRTHPPPCAWHVVVVDNDSTDDTAGWLRAHAPEVTVVAAGENRGFAWANNVGIRHGQADAVLLLNPDTVARPGSLETLLRALSETPQAAAAGPRLVDAAARAEISWGAMIGPFNELRQKLIGRLYDRRVGGLERWVDRQSRRRRFVDWVSGACLLVWRVDAEAVGLLDERYFMYTEDVDFCAALRARGRRVLYVGDADITHLRGRSRATRAAFAEVAYRRSQLAFYEKHHPRWVPWLRRYLRLRGVRP, from the coding sequence CATCGGAGGCTGCCTGGAATCGCTGCGCACGCACCCGCCCCCCTGCGCCTGGCACGTCGTGGTCGTCGACAACGATTCGACCGACGACACCGCCGGCTGGCTGCGCGCGCACGCGCCGGAGGTGACGGTGGTGGCCGCCGGCGAGAACCGCGGGTTCGCCTGGGCCAACAACGTGGGCATCCGTCACGGCCAGGCCGACGCCGTGCTCCTGCTGAACCCCGACACCGTGGCTCGCCCCGGCAGCCTCGAGACGCTGCTGCGCGCCCTCTCGGAAACGCCGCAGGCCGCGGCCGCCGGTCCGCGCCTGGTGGATGCGGCAGCAAGAGCGGAGATCTCGTGGGGGGCGATGATCGGGCCGTTCAACGAGCTGCGGCAGAAGCTCATCGGCCGCCTGTACGACCGGCGGGTCGGCGGGCTCGAGCGCTGGGTCGACCGGCAGAGTCGCCGCCGGCGGTTCGTCGACTGGGTGAGCGGCGCGTGCCTGCTCGTGTGGCGCGTCGACGCGGAAGCCGTCGGCCTGCTCGACGAGCGGTACTTCATGTACACGGAGGACGTGGACTTCTGCGCCGCGCTGCGGGCCCGGGGACGACGGGTGCTGTACGTCGGCGATGCCGACATCACACACCTCCGCGGCCGGTCGCGAGCGACGCGCGCGGCGTTTGCCGAGGTCGCGTACCGGCGCAGTCAGCTCGCCTTCTACGAGAAGCACCATCCACGGTGGGTCCCGTGGCTGCGACGCTACCTTCGCCTGAGGGGCGTGAGGCCGTAG
- a CDS encoding glycosyltransferase family 4 protein: protein MRIAIDARKLHDFGIGTYVRNLVTHLARLDRDTEYVLICRPDDVGLAGELGENFRGVATGAAPYSVAEQLLVPRVVSRERVDLFHTPHYVLPPLTRGRAVVTIHDCIHLMFPQYLPNRLAHAYARTFMWTAAHRSDRVLTVSEASKRDILRFFDIPEQKISVIYNAIDERFGVAPPEDEVHRVRERFQLHDEFVLYAGNIKPHKNLERLIEAFRQVREEGLDHLTLLIIGDEISKYATLRRAVHKHKLHKHVRFFGYVPHQTLAVLYRLATVFVFPSLYEGFGLPPLEAMASGTPVVTSNVSSLPEVVGEAAVLIDPHDPAAIAAGLRQVITNPALRAELVAKGLARARDFSWPESVRRIRAIYGVVAGEA from the coding sequence GTGCGCATTGCCATCGACGCCCGGAAGCTCCACGACTTCGGCATCGGAACCTACGTGCGCAATCTCGTGACGCACCTAGCGCGCCTCGATCGCGACACGGAGTACGTGCTCATCTGCCGGCCCGACGACGTCGGGCTGGCGGGCGAGCTGGGCGAGAACTTCCGCGGCGTGGCCACTGGAGCGGCCCCCTATTCGGTGGCCGAACAGCTCCTGGTGCCGCGTGTCGTCAGCCGCGAGCGCGTCGACCTGTTCCACACGCCCCACTACGTCCTCCCGCCACTGACGCGGGGGCGGGCGGTCGTGACGATCCACGACTGCATCCACCTGATGTTCCCGCAGTACCTGCCGAACCGGCTGGCGCACGCCTACGCCCGGACGTTCATGTGGACGGCGGCACATCGATCGGATCGGGTGCTGACGGTCTCGGAGGCCTCCAAGCGCGACATCCTGCGGTTCTTCGACATCCCCGAGCAGAAGATCAGCGTCATCTACAACGCCATCGACGAGCGCTTCGGCGTCGCGCCGCCCGAGGACGAAGTGCACCGGGTGCGCGAGCGCTTCCAGTTGCACGACGAGTTCGTGCTCTACGCGGGCAACATCAAGCCGCACAAGAACCTCGAGCGGCTGATCGAGGCATTCCGGCAGGTCCGCGAAGAGGGGCTCGACCACCTCACGCTGCTCATCATCGGCGACGAGATCTCGAAATACGCGACGCTCAGGCGCGCCGTGCACAAGCACAAGCTGCACAAGCACGTCAGGTTCTTCGGGTACGTCCCGCACCAGACGCTGGCCGTGCTGTACCGCCTGGCGACGGTGTTCGTGTTCCCGTCGCTGTACGAGGGGTTCGGCCTGCCGCCGCTCGAAGCGATGGCCAGCGGGACACCCGTCGTCACCTCGAACGTCTCGTCGCTGCCCGAGGTCGTGGGCGAGGCCGCCGTGCTCATCGATCCCCACGATCCGGCAGCGATCGCCGCCGGACTGCGGCAGGTCATCACCAACCCCGCGCTGCGCGCCGAGCTCGTCGCCAAGGGGCTCGCGCGGGCCCGCGACTTCTCGTGGCCCGAGTCGGTCCGCCGGATCCGCGCGATCTACGGCGTCGTGGCTGGCGAGGCATGA
- a CDS encoding glycosyltransferase: MSVSPRVAFVHDWLTGMRGGEKVLDALLEVYPDADVFTLVHLPGQVSPAIERRPIHQAFVGRLPGAGRLYRHLLPSFPIAVETFDLDRFDLVVSTSHCAAKSAVPPPGVRHLCYCHSPMRYAWDQYEAYFGWHRLGPGTLVMRPVMRALARWDAATACRPDRYVANSQHVARRIARYYNRQSAVVHPPVDVGFYEPAPVQRTHGFLVVSALVPYKRIDVAVDACARVGAPLTIVGQGPEAAALRRRASADVTFLGPRTDEEIRQLYRQARAVLLPGEEDFGIVPVEAQACGTPVVALARGGALETVVHGQTGLLVESPAVEAFAEALASLDGVTFDPAVIRSQAEAFGRERFVRQMRAECAALLGARPEAARW, translated from the coding sequence ATGAGCGTTTCCCCCCGCGTTGCCTTCGTTCACGATTGGCTGACCGGCATGCGGGGGGGCGAGAAGGTGCTCGACGCCCTTCTGGAGGTCTACCCCGACGCCGACGTCTTCACCCTGGTCCACCTGCCGGGCCAGGTCTCCCCCGCCATCGAGCGGCGCCCGATCCACCAGGCGTTCGTGGGCCGGCTGCCCGGCGCCGGGCGCCTCTACCGCCACCTCCTCCCGTCGTTCCCCATCGCCGTCGAGACGTTCGACCTCGACCGGTTCGACCTGGTCGTGAGCACCAGCCACTGCGCGGCCAAGTCGGCCGTGCCCCCCCCGGGGGTGCGGCACCTCTGTTACTGCCACTCGCCGATGCGGTACGCCTGGGACCAGTACGAGGCCTACTTCGGCTGGCACCGGCTGGGACCGGGGACCCTGGTGATGAGGCCGGTCATGCGGGCCCTGGCGCGCTGGGACGCCGCCACGGCCTGCCGTCCCGACCGCTATGTGGCCAACTCCCAACACGTTGCCCGACGGATCGCCCGATACTATAATCGGCAGTCGGCCGTGGTGCACCCGCCCGTCGACGTCGGGTTCTACGAGCCGGCCCCCGTTCAGCGGACGCACGGGTTCCTGGTGGTGTCGGCCTTGGTGCCGTACAAGCGGATCGACGTCGCGGTCGACGCGTGCGCCCGCGTCGGGGCGCCCCTGACCATCGTCGGGCAGGGTCCGGAGGCCGCGGCGCTGCGGCGTCGGGCCTCGGCCGACGTTACCTTCCTGGGCCCGAGGACAGACGAGGAGATCAGGCAGTTGTATCGGCAGGCCCGGGCGGTGCTGCTCCCCGGCGAGGAGGACTTCGGCATCGTGCCCGTTGAAGCGCAGGCGTGCGGCACCCCGGTGGTGGCCCTGGCGCGAGGGGGAGCCCTCGAGACGGTCGTGCACGGCCAGACGGGCCTGCTCGTCGAGTCGCCGGCCGTCGAGGCCTTCGCCGAGGCCCTCGCCTCGCTCGACGGCGTCACGTTCGACCCGGCCGTCATTCGTTCGCAGGCCGAGGCGTTCGGCCGCGAACGGTTCGTCCGGCAGATGCGCGCCGAGTGCGCGGCCCTGCTCGGCGCTCGGCCGGAGGCGGCTCGATGGTGA
- a CDS encoding undecaprenyl-phosphate glucose phosphotransferase yields the protein MVKRYNRLLVLLHVLSDSAGGMIAFLLAYVIRFHAGLIEVTKGVPPFVQYVNVLPFIGVLVPLAFHFQGMYRLRRGRSRVDDFFAVLVGSILAVVFGVVSTLYVQAYYVPEELKDRGAFEVSQLVWGIFLLLNIGSAYGSRVVVRHLLEQRWRRGIGLKRVLIAGAGDLGRAVADKLIEHREMGYQLVGFVDDRASGDHIGYRGLPLIGTLDEAPEILHRERIDQLYVALPLDDHVKMLSLVESANREIVDIRVVPDLLQVIALRAQLEDLDGIPIINIHGVPLRGFNSVLKRALDVALSAGGLVVLALPLAAIGAVIRLTSPGPALYRQERMGLDGKRFWVWKFRSMYVDAEQETGPVWASEDDPRCTPIGRFLRRTSLDELPQLWNVIIGDMSLVGPRPERPFFVEQFKHRIPQYMLRHKVKAGLTGWAQVNGWRGNTSLEKRIEYDLYYIENWSVTLDIKILWLTLVKGFHRHAY from the coding sequence ATGGTGAAGCGCTACAACCGGCTGCTCGTCCTGCTGCACGTATTGAGCGACTCGGCCGGCGGGATGATCGCCTTCCTGCTGGCTTACGTCATCCGGTTCCACGCCGGGCTGATCGAGGTGACGAAGGGGGTGCCGCCCTTCGTCCAGTACGTCAACGTGCTGCCCTTCATCGGCGTGCTCGTCCCGCTCGCCTTCCACTTCCAGGGCATGTACCGGCTGCGGCGCGGGCGGTCTCGGGTCGACGACTTCTTCGCCGTGCTCGTCGGCAGCATCCTGGCCGTCGTCTTCGGCGTCGTGAGCACGCTGTACGTCCAGGCCTACTACGTGCCGGAGGAGCTCAAGGATCGCGGCGCCTTCGAGGTCTCACAGCTCGTGTGGGGCATCTTCCTCCTGCTCAACATCGGGTCCGCGTACGGCTCGCGGGTCGTCGTCCGCCACCTGCTCGAGCAGCGATGGCGACGCGGCATCGGGCTGAAGCGGGTGCTGATTGCAGGTGCGGGCGACCTCGGCCGGGCCGTGGCCGACAAGCTGATCGAGCACCGCGAGATGGGGTACCAGCTCGTCGGCTTCGTGGACGACCGCGCCAGCGGCGACCACATCGGGTACCGTGGCCTTCCGCTGATCGGCACGCTCGACGAAGCGCCGGAGATCCTGCACCGCGAACGGATCGATCAGCTGTACGTGGCGCTGCCGCTCGACGACCACGTCAAGATGCTCTCGCTCGTCGAGAGCGCGAACCGCGAGATCGTCGACATCCGGGTCGTGCCCGACTTGCTGCAGGTCATCGCGCTGCGCGCGCAGCTCGAGGACCTCGATGGCATCCCGATCATCAACATCCACGGCGTGCCGCTGCGCGGGTTCAACAGCGTGCTGAAGCGCGCCCTCGACGTCGCCCTCTCGGCCGGAGGCCTCGTCGTGCTGGCGCTGCCGCTTGCCGCCATCGGCGCCGTGATCCGGTTGACGTCGCCGGGCCCGGCGCTCTACCGGCAGGAACGCATGGGCCTGGATGGCAAGCGGTTCTGGGTCTGGAAGTTCCGGTCGATGTACGTCGACGCGGAACAGGAGACCGGACCGGTGTGGGCCAGCGAGGACGACCCCCGCTGCACGCCGATTGGCCGGTTTCTGCGTCGCACGAGCCTCGACGAACTGCCGCAGCTCTGGAACGTGATCATCGGCGACATGTCGCTCGTCGGGCCGCGCCCCGAGCGGCCGTTCTTCGTCGAGCAGTTCAAGCACCGCATTCCCCAGTACATGCTGCGCCACAAGGTGAAGGCCGGCCTGACCGGCTGGGCCCAGGTCAACGGCTGGCGCGGCAACACGTCGCTCGAGAAGCGCATCGAGTACGACCTCTACTACATCGAGAACTGGTCGGTCACCCTCGACATCAAGATCCTGTGGCTGACGCTCGTGAAGGGCTTCCACCGGCACGCCTACTGA
- a CDS encoding SDR family oxidoreductase — MPHSPRVVITGAAGFIGSHLCDALLDRGYSVVGIDNLITGDVANIAHLVHRDFTFLKHDVTNYIYLDGPVDYVLHWASPASPLDYLELPIQTLKVGALGTHNSLGLAKAKGATFVLASTSEVYGDPLEHPQRETYWGNVNPVGPRGVYDEAKRFAEAMTMAYHRYHGVNAKIVRIFNTYGPRMRVHDGRAVPAFVSQALAGEDVTVFGDGTQTRSFTYIADLVDGIVRLMHSDTNEPVNLGNPRELSIDEIARTIIRMTGSTSRIVHRPLPTDDPKVRQPDIAKARALLGWEPRVALEDGLVPTIDYFRQKLGSSS; from the coding sequence ATGCCCCACTCGCCCCGTGTCGTCATCACCGGTGCCGCCGGTTTCATCGGCTCGCACCTCTGCGACGCCCTGCTCGACCGCGGCTACTCCGTCGTCGGCATCGACAACCTGATCACGGGCGATGTCGCGAACATCGCGCACCTCGTCCATCGAGACTTCACCTTCCTCAAGCACGACGTCACCAACTACATCTATCTCGATGGCCCGGTCGACTACGTGCTGCACTGGGCGAGCCCCGCGAGCCCGCTCGACTACCTCGAACTGCCCATCCAGACGTTGAAGGTGGGCGCGCTCGGCACGCACAACTCGCTCGGCCTCGCGAAGGCCAAGGGCGCGACGTTCGTCCTCGCGTCGACCTCCGAGGTGTACGGCGACCCGCTCGAGCACCCGCAGCGCGAGACCTACTGGGGCAACGTCAACCCGGTCGGCCCACGCGGTGTCTACGACGAGGCGAAGCGCTTTGCCGAAGCCATGACGATGGCCTACCACCGGTACCACGGGGTGAACGCCAAGATCGTGCGGATCTTCAACACCTACGGCCCCCGCATGCGCGTTCACGATGGCCGCGCGGTGCCCGCCTTCGTCAGCCAGGCACTCGCTGGCGAGGACGTGACGGTGTTCGGCGACGGCACGCAGACCCGGAGCTTCACCTACATCGCCGATCTCGTCGACGGCATCGTGCGCCTGATGCACTCCGACACGAACGAGCCCGTGAACCTCGGCAACCCGCGCGAGTTGAGCATCGACGAGATCGCGCGGACGATCATCCGCATGACGGGCTCGACCAGCCGGATCGTCCATCGGCCGCTGCCCACCGACGACCCGAAGGTACGCCAGCCCGACATCGCCAAGGCGAGGGCCCTGCTCGGCTGGGAGCCGAGGGTTGCCCTCGAGGACGGGCTCGTCCCCACCATCGACTACTTCCGGCAGAAGCTCGGCTCCTCATCGTAG